In Neorhizobium galegae, the following proteins share a genomic window:
- a CDS encoding cytochrome c-type biogenesis protein — translation MPGRAEGVFWVVLAMILALLAPLPAFAVNPDEVLSNPVLEQRARNLSAQLRCMVCQNQSIDDSNAELARDLRVLVRERLTNGDADDQVIDYVVSRYGEFVLLKPRFSAKTMILWATPVLLLLVGGVAILVFVRTRPSQRSVASLTAEEQARIEELLNK, via the coding sequence ATGCCCGGCAGGGCAGAGGGGGTGTTCTGGGTCGTTCTCGCGATGATCCTGGCGCTCCTCGCCCCCCTGCCGGCCTTCGCCGTCAACCCCGACGAGGTGCTCTCAAACCCCGTGCTCGAACAGCGCGCCCGAAATCTTTCGGCGCAGTTGCGCTGCATGGTGTGCCAGAACCAGTCGATCGACGATTCCAATGCGGAGCTTGCCCGCGACCTGCGGGTGCTGGTGCGCGAGCGGCTGACGAACGGCGATGCGGACGATCAGGTGATCGACTACGTCGTGTCCCGCTACGGCGAATTCGTGCTCCTGAAACCGCGGTTCAGCGCCAAGACGATGATCCTGTGGGCCACTCCCGTCCTGCTACTGCTGGTCGGTGGCGTGGCGATCCTGGTTTTTGTTCGCACGCGCCCCAGCCAACGCTCGGTCGCGTCGCTGACGGCCGAGGAACAGGCTCGCATCGAAGAGCTTTTGAACAAATAG